The stretch of DNA AAGATCTTCAAGGGCGTGAGCTACGAACGGCTCGAAGGGTGGAAATCGCTATGCTGGCCCGTCGACGAAAACGGGCACGACACGCCGCTGCTCTACACCGACCGCTTCCACACCGACGACGGCCGCGCGACGCTGTATCCGCTCGAATGGAAAGCGCCGGCCGAAAAAGCGGACACCGAATACGACCTCACGCTCGACAACGGCCGCATGCTCGAACAGTTCCAGGGCAATAACCAGACCGGGCGCGGCACCCGGTTGTGGTCGAGCGCGCCGGAGTGGTTCGTCGAGGTGAGTCCCGAACTGGCGCGCGAACGAGGTATCGAGGACGGCGCGTGGGTGCGTGTGAGTTCGCGGCGCGGCTCGGTCGAACTGCGCGCGCTCGTGACCGGGCGGGTGAGCGGCCGCACGCTGTTCGTGCCGATCCATCAGGGCAAGCCCGGCGTGAACGAGTTGACCGGCGAGCATCACGACCCGGACGTCAACACGCCCGCGTACAAGGAAACGGCGGTGCGCCTCGACGTGCTGCCGCGCCGCCATGGCGCGCCGCCGCTACCGCGCAACAACTTCCGCAATGGGCAGCGTACGCCGAACGCCGGCGTCGATGCGCACGTGAAGTGGGCGCGCGAGGACTACGCGCCGCCGCCCGAGCACAGCCCTCATCCGGAGCGATGCTGATGGCCGAGCCGATCGAATGGAAGGTGAAGCAGGCCGCGCCGGTGGAACCGGACGCGCACGAAGCGCTGGAGCGTTTGCTGCAGAGCCTGCACGAGCATGGCGTGCTGCGCTTCGCGAACGATGTCGTCTGCTCGCAGACGAAGATCGCCGAAGTGCTGGTGGACGGATTAAGCCGCGAGGGCGCGCTGAACGCGGTGCAGAACATCGCCGCGCTGCTGATAGCGTTGTCGCGGATTCCGCCGGATCGGTTTTACAAGCTCGCGAGCGCGTTCGCGGCGGCGGTGGACGCGATGTCGGGGCCGCACGGGCGCGAGCAGCCAGGCGAACAACACGACGCGGCCGCGCCCGGCGTGCGCGGCGTCTATCGAATGCTGCACGACGACGACCTGTGGCGCGCGCTCGGTCCGCTCGCCGAGGCGGTCAAGACCTTCGCGGAACGGCTCGATCGCGACATTCCCAATCCGATTTCGGATTTCAGCGGGAAGCAAGGCGGGACCTGATGGGAGCCTCGTGCGTGCCTATTTGTGCAGCGTGCCGCGCATCGTGCTTACGTCGTTCGCGGTGACCGGTTGCGCGTCATTGCCCCACGCGCCGCGTATGTAGGTGAGCGACTGGGCCATCTGCACGTCGGTCAGCACGCCGGCAAACGCGGGCATTTGCGTGCGCGGCGGCCCGGTGAGTGTCGACGGGCTATTGCCGCCTTCCACGAGCAGACGGATCAGCGACGTCGTGTCCCCGGTCAGCACCGACGGGTTGCCGGCGAGCGCGGGAAACGCCGGCAATGCGCCCTTGCCGTCGTGGCCGTGGCAACGCGCACAGAAGCCGCGATAGACCCGATAGCCGAGCGATTGCGCATCGGAAACACGGTTGCCGTTTTGCGCGGAGCGGTTCGTGTCCCTCTCGGGTGTGTACCCGCCATAAGGCTGCCGCGCCGGCAGCGACTTCAGGTAATACGCGATGGCGGACGCATCGACGTCGGTCAGATACTGGGTGCTGTCCTCGATCTGCTCGACCATGCTGCCGTAGGCGAGCGCGCCGCTGCCGTGGCCCGTTTTCAGGAACGCGGCGATGTCCGCTTCGCTCATGCGTCCGAGGCCCGAACCGGGGTCACCGGTGAGGTTCGGCGCGAACCAGTGGTCGTTGATGCCGCCGGCGAGAAACGACGCCGAGGTCTCGTCGTGGCCCTTTTCCTGGTAGGCGGGGCCGCGCGGCGTATGGCACGCGCCGCAATGTCCTGCGCCTTGCACTAGATATGCGCCACGGTTCCATTGCGCGTCGCGTCCGGGTTTCGGCGCATACGGATGGCCGGGCACGAAAATCCATTGCCAGAAACGCAGCGCCCAGCGCTGGTTGAACGGAAACGCGACGTCCGATGGCGGCGTTGGCTTCGCGACCGGCGGTACGTCATGCATGATGTACGCGTAAAGCGCGGCGACGTCGTCATCCGAAAGTTTCGAGAAGGAAACATACGGCATGGCCGGGTAAAGCCGCTTGCCGCCGCGCGCGACGCCGTGTCGGATCGCGCGTTCGAAATCGGACAGCTTATAGGCACCGATGCCGTAGCGTGGATCGGGCGTGATGTTGCTCGTGACGATCGTGCCGAACGGCGAGCCCATACCGAGGCCGCCGGCCCAAGGCACGCCGTGCTCGGGTGCGGTGTGGCAGCCTGCGCAGTCGGCGGCCTTCGCGACATAGGCGCCGCGCGCGAGCAATGCGGCCGATGGAGGCGATGGAGGCGAGGCGTGCGCCGATGCTGCGGCCGTGGCGGTTATGAGGGCGGCCACCGCGCCCACGACGACGAGATAGTGCTTCATTGCACGCTGCTCCCGCGTGCCGCCGCATCGCGGTCGGCCAGCCACGGGGCGGGCGTACCCATCAGCCATCGCGCGCAAACGGCAAGCGCACCGATCAGGTACGCCAGCGCACCCGGCACCCACATGATGAGCCCGCCGAGCTGCTGGTCGCGCAGCGGATTGAGCCCGAGCGAACTGGTCGGCTCCACATACGACGGATACCAGAGCGCCGGCGCGAGCGTGATCAGCGCGCCGAGCGCGCTCGTGTGCACCATCGTCGTGAACAGCAACAGCATCGCGCGGCCGCCGTCGCGCCGCTGGCCGCCTTCGCCGAATATTGCCCACCAGAACAGCAGCGCGGTGATCAGAAAGCTCGCATGTTGCAGCGTATGGACGGCCGGGTTCGCGAGCGCCGCGTCGAACAGCATCGGCGCGTGCCATGCCCACAGCGCCGCCGCGTGCAGCACCCATGCGGCGACGGGCGCGCTAATCGAGCCCCAAGCCGCGCCGAACGCGCGCGCGCGCACGATCGCGCCGACCGCCTTGCGCGCGCCGCGCGGCAGCGCCCACAACCAGACGCTGGCCGGTCTGCCGAGTACGCACAGCGGGGCGGCGATGAGCATCATCGTTTCGTGCTGAACCATGTGCGCGGAAAACAGCAGCGCGCCGAGCGTGTCGAGCGGCGAGACGAGCGCGGCCGCGAGCGCGAGCCAGCCACCGAGAAACAGGGCGAGCCGCGTTCGTCGCCCGGCGCGGTCGTGCTCGCCGCGTCGCTGCAGGCGCGCGTAGCCGATCAGATACGCTACGAGGCTCGCGGCAAGCAGCGCGACGACCCAGGGCGTGAACGTCCATTCGAGGCGCGGCGCGGCGAGTTCGTCGGGTGTGAGCACATGCGCGTCGGCGTTCGGTGTGAGCAGCAGCCACGCGGCGAGCGCGTTCAGTAGCAGGGTGACAGGAGCCATTGCGGAAACCACATCGTCAACTGGATGAGCAGGGAGAGCGCGCCGACCCACGTCGCCGCGCACGCGAGCATCGCGGCGCGCGCGCGGCGCGCCGGGTCGTCGGCGTGAGGCGGAATCAGCGAGCGCCACCGCCGCCAGGCGAGCCACGCGATGGCCGCCGAGAACAGCACGCCGAACGCGCTCAACGCCGCGAGCGGCCACGCGGCTTGACGCGCGCAGGCGACATGCACCAGCGCGTAGTTCGCGGCCTGAACGGCCAGGACGAGCGCTGGCGCGGCGAGAAGCGCGAGCCATGTATTCATCCGCGCGATCCTCCCTGTTCAGATTTGCAGTCGCGGCGCGAGATACACGACCGCATAAATCGGCAACCAGCTCAACACGACGAAGTACCAGTAAACCGCGTTCTCGCTCGTATCGACGAAGCGTCGGCCTTCGAACGGCCCGGTGAACAGCAGTACGGCGAGTACCGCGGTATCGACGGTGTCGGTGATCAGGTGCGTGGTGTGCAGGCCGAGCAGCAGCCATACGATCGAGCCATAGGCGTTGGTGTACCAGCTCACGTTGAGTGCCGTGAATTCCACTGCGCGCACAATCAGAAACACCAGTGCGAAGCCGAGACAGACGCTCAGCCAGAAACGCGAACCCGCGCGGTCGCCGCGGTTCGCCGCGCGCCGCGCGGCCTCGTTCGGCAACAGGCTGGCGAGCAGCACGAACGTGTTCAGCGTGCCCCAGCGCCAGTCGGGCGGCGGCGCATTCAGCGGCCATGTCGCGTTCGCGCTACGCAGATAGAAGTACATGACGACGGCGATTGCGAACACGGTGCCTTCGATCAGCATCAGCCCGAGGGTCGCCCACCACATGGGGCTGCGTGCGCCGAAGCCGAAGCTCGGCAGCGCGCGCACGTCGATCGTCGCGCGCGAGGCGCAGGTTCTTCGCACCTCGCCGCCTTCGCAAACGCGCGCGTCCCAAGGCGGCAGTTCGAGCGAAACGGCAGTCGCGTGATCGTCGCGTCGCGGCCAGAACCAGGCGATCAGCGCGATTGCGACCGGCACCGAGCCCCAGATCACGGCCGACGGCGTGAAGATCGAGTCGATGAACAGCAGCGTCGTGGCGAGCGCCGCGATCAGGGGCCATAGTGATGGCGATGGAAACAACATGCGCAGATCGGGACGCGCGTCGAGCGCGGTCGTCAGCAGCACTTCGCGCGCGTCGGCGGCGAGGCCCGACACGCTGTCGATCCTCGCATCGGGGCCCGTTGTTTCCCATCGTGGATCGCGGCCGCGCACGACTGGCAGCACGTCGAAATTGTGCGCGGGTGGCGGCGCGCCCACGCTCCATTCGAGTGTGCCGCCGCCCCACGGATCAGCGGTGGCCGGCGCGCCGCGCCGCCACGCACGCCACACGTTGACGATGAACAGCAGCACGCTGGCGCCGATCGTCCATGCGCCGATCGTGGCCGCGAGGTTCATCCCGCTCCAGCCCATGCCGGCCGGATAGGTCCACACGCGCCTCGGCATGCCTTCGAGACCGAGCAGATGCATCGGGAAAAACGTCACGTTGAAGCCGACGAAAAACAGCCAGAACTGCCAACGGCCGAGCGTTTCGTCGAGGAGCCGGCCGGTCATCTTCGGAAACCAGTAAAAGAACGCGCCGAACAATGGAAACACCGCGCCGCCGAGCAGCACGTAGTGCAGATGCGCGACCACGAAGTAGGTGTCGTGCAACTGCAGGTCGAGCGACGCCGAGCCGAGCATCACGCCGGTCAGCCCGCCGAGCACGAGAATCACGAAGAACGCGAGCACGAACAACAGCGGCGTCTTGAGGTTGAGTCGGCCGGTGGCCAGCGTCGCGACCCAGCAGAATATCTGGATGCCGGACGGAATCGCGATCATCACGCTGGCTGCCGTGAAGAAACTCTTGCCGAGCGCCGGCACGCTCGTCGCGAACATATGGTGGACCCAGAGCCCGAACGCGAGAAACGCCGTCGCGACGAGCGCGAGCACCATCGCCGGATAACCGACGATCGAGCGGCGCGCAAAGGTCGGAATGATGGCCGACAGAAAGCCGAGCGCGGGAATGAAGATCAGATAGACCTCCGGGTGACCGAAGAACCAGAACAGGTGCTGCCAGAGCAGCACGTCGCCGCCGAGCGCCGGGTTGTAGAACTGCGTGCCAACGAGGCGGTCGAGAATCAGCGCGGTGCTCGCGAGCATGATGGCCGGCATCGCGAACAGCACCATGAACTGCGTGACGAGCGTGGCCCACACGAACAGCGGCAGCCGGTTCAGCGACATGCCGGGCGCGCGCATTTTGAGGATCGTCGTGATCAGCACGATCGCTTCGAGCAGCGCGGAGAGTTCGGTGAACGTGATCATCTGCGCCCAGATGTCCGAGCCCTTGCCGGTCGCATAGTCGGGGCCGGCGAGCGGCACGTAGCTGAACCAGCCCGAGGCCGGCGCGGCGCCGCACGCGAAGCCGATATAGAGCGTGAGGCCGCCGAACAGGAACACCCAGTAGGCGTAGGCGTTCATACGCGGAAACGCGACGCTGCGCGCGCCGATCATCAGCGGGACCAGGTAACCCGCCACCGCCTGCATCACCGGGACGGCGAACAGGAACATCATCGTCGTGCCGTGCATCGTGAAGAGGCGGTTGTAGAAGTCCGCGCCGACGAACCGGTTGCCTGGCACCGCGAGCTGCGTGCGCATGGCGAGCGCGAGCAGCCCGGCCGCAAGGAAGAACGCGAAGGTCGTTGCGATGAAGCGCCGTGCGATGGTCTTGTGATTGATCGCCGAAAGCGCGCCCACGAAGCCGGGCGGATCGCGCCAGGTGCGTTCGAGCGCGGCGCGGGCTTCGTCGCCCACATCGGGGCCGTCGAACACACGCGACGGCTTCAGTTCAGCGTGGTCAGCCATGTGACGACCGCATCGAGATCGGTGGAAGAGAAGTGCGCGGCCGGCATCGAGGTGCCGGGCTTGAAGTGCTGCGGGTCCCGCAGCCACGCTTCGAGATTCGTGCGCTCGTTGACGAGCGTGCCGGCCGCGATCGTGCGGCGGCTCATCAGGTGCGTGAGGTCGGGGCCGATCTGCCCGCCCGCCGAGGTGCCGCGCACCGCATGGCACTGCGCGCAGTCAGCCGCCTCGAACAAATGCTGGCCGCGCAGCGCGAGCGGGCTGGCTGGCGGCGCCGCGTTCGCGCGCTGATGGGCGGCCCAGCGTGCGTATTGCGCGGGGGCGTCGGCGGTCACGTACATCGCCATCAACGCGTGTTCCGTGCCGCAGAATTCCGCGCATTGGCCCCGATAGATGCCAGGCTCGTCTGCGCGGAACTCGATCGTCGAATCGATGCCGGGCAGCATGTCCTTCTTGCCGTGCAGGTTCGGCACCCAGAAGGTGTGAATCACATCGGCGGCCTTCAGCGAGACGATCACCGGCCGTCCGACCGGCACATGCAGTTCGTTCGCGACGACGAAGCCAGCTTGTCCACCGTCGGCCGCATAGCTTGCCTGCCACCACCATTGCGCTCCGGTCATCTCGATACGCAGCGGATTCGCGGCCGGCAGTCTCGACAACGCACGGTCGGTCAGCACGTCGGCGGTCGTCAGGCCGACCAGCAGCAACACCGAAACAACCGTCGCGCCGACGACGAAGCGCCGGGCGCGCGCGTCGCGCGGCATTGCGGCGCGGCCGGCTTCGGCGGGCGTGTCGCGGTTGCCGCGCGGTGCGCGCGCGAGTGCGACCAGCACTGCGACGAGCACCGCCGCGAAGACCAGCGCGCAGACGATCAGCGTGAGGTTCCATAACGCGCCGATGCGCGCGGCCTGAATGCCGGTGGACCGCAGCGCGTCGTGCGCGGCTGCGGGAGGGGAAAGGGGCATGCGAAAACGGTGAGGTGGCTGGGTGTTCGAGGGAGAGCATCAATTGTTCCCGGTCTTTTGCCTTTTTCAGTAGCAAAAGCGCGAGCTTGGTTCACATACCTGCGGCGAACACGAGCTCGGGCACTCTGAATGCGAGGCGAAATGCGTGCGCCCATTTGACGAATTGCAACTGTCCCGAGAAACGCTGCGGGGAAAGAACGATGCGGGGCAATATATAGTCCCAGCGTCGTCAAGGACTGCCTGTCTAGATGGGAAGTAAGCCGTGCGATGATGTCGGCAATTCGGACCCGCGTGTCAGAACTCGCATCACTCGATATTCTCGTAAGATGAAAGGAGGCTAAAGACACGTGCGCTCAGGACCGTGGCAGGCGATACCGGCCTTGCCCTCTCGATCTGGAGGAACGAATGACTCTCTCGGACTTTATCGAGGCAGACCTTGACGAGCTAATCGACGACTGGACCCGATACGCCCGCACGCTCAGCCAAACGAACACCCATCTTTCCGAACAGCAACTGCGTAACTCGGCCCGCGAACTGCTGATGGAAATCGCGGCAGACATGCGAGGCGAACAAACCGACGCTCAGCAGCAGGAGAAGTCGCACGGCAACAAGCTGGCGAAGGATGCAGCCTTTAACAAGGTTGGCCGCGGACACGCGGACGACCGGCAAGCGCAGGGCTTCGAGATCAATGCCCTGGTGGCGGAATATCGTGCACTGCGGGCGAGCGTCCTGCGCAGATGGCAGCAGCGGTGCGAGCTCGATTCGAGCGCATTTCAGGAAATGATCCGCTTCAACGAAGCCCTTGATCAGATGGTCACCGAGTCCGTCAGCCAGTTCGCGCAACGCACCGAGCGCATCCGCGATCTTTTCGCCGGGGTGCTCGCACACGACCTGCGCTCGCCCGTCGGGGCGATCCTGAATTCAGCGTACGTTTTGTTGCATGACCAAAATCTATCGCCCACCAGTATCCGGGCGGGCGCGAGCCTGCAACGAAGCGCCGAGCGTCTCAAATCATTAATCGACGACCTGTTCGTTTTTGCGCGGGCGCGCCTCGGCGACACGCTTCCCGTTGAGTTCACCCGACAGGACTTCGGACGTATTTGCGAAGGGGCCGCGGAGGAGGTGCGTGCTGCCAGACCGGATGCGGACATCGGCGTGCAATCGACGGGCGACGTTGCCGGCATCTGTGATGGCGCCCGCATCAACCAGATGTTCGTCAATCTACTGACGAATGCTGTTCAACACGGCCGCGGACGCGTCCGCGTGGACGTGGCGGGCGACGGCAACCGGATTATCGTTGCCGTCGCTAATGGCGGTCCGAAGATACCGGCAGATGCACTTCCTACGCTATTCGATCCCTTGACGCGCGCCGCTCCGGCATCAGAGCAGAACCGGGCTTCCTCCGGCGTCGGACTTGGTCTCTACATCTGCCGTTGCATCGCGAGCGCCCATCGCGGAACGATTGCTGTCGAATCTGACGATACAAGGACGGTCTTTAGCGTGCAGATTCCGCGCGCCCCCGCATCAACGAACTGAGAAGCGTACGATATCTGCGCCGTCAATCTGTACGCCGCGAGAAGCGACCAGCCCGCTCAGCGCTTCGCTTCGTCGCTGTATTCCGCCGAGCGTGCCAGATAGCCGCAAGTGGGGAGAAAACAGTATTTTTTATTCTGCAAATTGTCGAGCGGCTGCTTTGCCTTTGAAAGCAGCCGTCAAAGTCGCTGGTAGCCGGATGACTGGGATGGGTCGAACTCGGCCGGTCACCGGGCTACAATTTACGCTCCGTTTCCGTTCGCTTAGGTACAGTCCAGGAAGGTCCAGATTTGCAGAGCAGCGGATTTGGGGGCATTTTTGGGGGCATATGAGAAATTGATATTTAAAATTATTTATGTTTTTCAGGTGCATGGGTGAATAATTCCAGTCCGGTCCCCACACCAAGTAGTTGCCCAAGGATTACCAAGGTCTACAAGAAAACCCCGCTAGACAGCATCTCGCGGGGTTTTTTGT from Paraburkholderia caballeronis encodes:
- a CDS encoding cytochrome c oxidase assembly protein, encoding MAPVTLLLNALAAWLLLTPNADAHVLTPDELAAPRLEWTFTPWVVALLAASLVAYLIGYARLQRRGEHDRAGRRTRLALFLGGWLALAAALVSPLDTLGALLFSAHMVQHETMMLIAAPLCVLGRPASVWLWALPRGARKAVGAIVRARAFGAAWGSISAPVAAWVLHAAALWAWHAPMLFDAALANPAVHTLQHASFLITALLFWWAIFGEGGQRRDGGRAMLLLFTTMVHTSALGALITLAPALWYPSYVEPTSSLGLNPLRDQQLGGLIMWVPGALAYLIGALAVCARWLMGTPAPWLADRDAAARGSSVQ
- a CDS encoding DUF1641 domain-containing protein gives rise to the protein MAEPIEWKVKQAAPVEPDAHEALERLLQSLHEHGVLRFANDVVCSQTKIAEVLVDGLSREGALNAVQNIAALLIALSRIPPDRFYKLASAFAAAVDAMSGPHGREQPGEQHDAAAPGVRGVYRMLHDDDLWRALGPLAEAVKTFAERLDRDIPNPISDFSGKQGGT
- the ctaD gene encoding cytochrome c oxidase subunit I gives rise to the protein MADHAELKPSRVFDGPDVGDEARAALERTWRDPPGFVGALSAINHKTIARRFIATTFAFFLAAGLLALAMRTQLAVPGNRFVGADFYNRLFTMHGTTMMFLFAVPVMQAVAGYLVPLMIGARSVAFPRMNAYAYWVFLFGGLTLYIGFACGAAPASGWFSYVPLAGPDYATGKGSDIWAQMITFTELSALLEAIVLITTILKMRAPGMSLNRLPLFVWATLVTQFMVLFAMPAIMLASTALILDRLVGTQFYNPALGGDVLLWQHLFWFFGHPEVYLIFIPALGFLSAIIPTFARRSIVGYPAMVLALVATAFLAFGLWVHHMFATSVPALGKSFFTAASVMIAIPSGIQIFCWVATLATGRLNLKTPLLFVLAFFVILVLGGLTGVMLGSASLDLQLHDTYFVVAHLHYVLLGGAVFPLFGAFFYWFPKMTGRLLDETLGRWQFWLFFVGFNVTFFPMHLLGLEGMPRRVWTYPAGMGWSGMNLAATIGAWTIGASVLLFIVNVWRAWRRGAPATADPWGGGTLEWSVGAPPPAHNFDVLPVVRGRDPRWETTGPDARIDSVSGLAADAREVLLTTALDARPDLRMLFPSPSLWPLIAALATTLLFIDSIFTPSAVIWGSVPVAIALIAWFWPRRDDHATAVSLELPPWDARVCEGGEVRRTCASRATIDVRALPSFGFGARSPMWWATLGLMLIEGTVFAIAVVMYFYLRSANATWPLNAPPPDWRWGTLNTFVLLASLLPNEAARRAANRGDRAGSRFWLSVCLGFALVFLIVRAVEFTALNVSWYTNAYGSIVWLLLGLHTTHLITDTVDTAVLAVLLFTGPFEGRRFVDTSENAVYWYFVVLSWLPIYAVVYLAPRLQI
- a CDS encoding sensor histidine kinase: MTLSDFIEADLDELIDDWTRYARTLSQTNTHLSEQQLRNSARELLMEIAADMRGEQTDAQQQEKSHGNKLAKDAAFNKVGRGHADDRQAQGFEINALVAEYRALRASVLRRWQQRCELDSSAFQEMIRFNEALDQMVTESVSQFAQRTERIRDLFAGVLAHDLRSPVGAILNSAYVLLHDQNLSPTSIRAGASLQRSAERLKSLIDDLFVFARARLGDTLPVEFTRQDFGRICEGAAEEVRAARPDADIGVQSTGDVAGICDGARINQMFVNLLTNAVQHGRGRVRVDVAGDGNRIIVAVANGGPKIPADALPTLFDPLTRAAPASEQNRASSGVGLGLYICRCIASAHRGTIAVESDDTRTVFSVQIPRAPASTN
- a CDS encoding cytochrome c oxidase subunit II → MPLSPPAAAHDALRSTGIQAARIGALWNLTLIVCALVFAAVLVAVLVALARAPRGNRDTPAEAGRAAMPRDARARRFVVGATVVSVLLLVGLTTADVLTDRALSRLPAANPLRIEMTGAQWWWQASYAADGGQAGFVVANELHVPVGRPVIVSLKAADVIHTFWVPNLHGKKDMLPGIDSTIEFRADEPGIYRGQCAEFCGTEHALMAMYVTADAPAQYARWAAHQRANAAPPASPLALRGQHLFEAADCAQCHAVRGTSAGGQIGPDLTHLMSRRTIAAGTLVNERTNLEAWLRDPQHFKPGTSMPAAHFSSTDLDAVVTWLTTLN
- a CDS encoding cytochrome c; translation: MKHYLVVVGAVAALITATAAASAHASPPSPPSAALLARGAYVAKAADCAGCHTAPEHGVPWAGGLGMGSPFGTIVTSNITPDPRYGIGAYKLSDFERAIRHGVARGGKRLYPAMPYVSFSKLSDDDVAALYAYIMHDVPPVAKPTPPSDVAFPFNQRWALRFWQWIFVPGHPYAPKPGRDAQWNRGAYLVQGAGHCGACHTPRGPAYQEKGHDETSASFLAGGINDHWFAPNLTGDPGSGLGRMSEADIAAFLKTGHGSGALAYGSMVEQIEDSTQYLTDVDASAIAYYLKSLPARQPYGGYTPERDTNRSAQNGNRVSDAQSLGYRVYRGFCARCHGHDGKGALPAFPALAGNPSVLTGDTTSLIRLLVEGGNSPSTLTGPPRTQMPAFAGVLTDVQMAQSLTYIRGAWGNDAQPVTANDVSTMRGTLHK